The Corynebacterium auriscanis genome includes the window GCCCATTTCCCTCGCGGAACGGGTGCGCAAAGTTCAGATCGGTATGGATCTTGGCGAGGTAGCGCAACGTGCCATTGAAATCGGTTGATTCCCACTCGAAGTTCTCAATCGCCCTACCGATGTGGCGCAGGTACATGCCCATACTGGCGTGATCTCCAAAGTGATGGCCACCTTTTTGAATGTTCACTTTCCGCAGTGCACCCGCCCATTCATAGAGGGCACCAAATGCCAGATTATGTGCAGAGCACAGCCGCGAGCCAGCATCGCCTCCTTCGAGGGAAGACTCCCCGGTTGAGTTGGATAACTCCGCTGAGGCTCCATTGAGGTACTCCACGGCCTGAAGTGTGTCTTGGTCTTGAATATCGGGTTTATTCCGGAGTACTTGCGTGCCCGGGTAGAAGTAGCTCGTCCAAACGTCTGCGGGCTTGGCCATATTTAGCTCCTAGCTCCTAGCTTTTGGCTTCTAGTATGCGAAGGTTCTGGGCGTGAAAACTCATGCTGTGGTGTTAGTACAAGACCATCAGCTCATCGATCGTCAGCTG containing:
- a CDS encoding Fic/DOC family protein; its protein translation is MAKPADVWTSYFYPGTQVLRNKPDIQDQDTLQAVEYLNGASAELSNSTGESSLEGGDAGSRLCSAHNLAFGALYEWAGALRKVNIQKGGHHFGDHASMGMYLRHIGRAIENFEWESTDFNGTLRYLAKIHTDLNFAHPFREGNGRATKIFMTDLARQHGVELAFCEVDANTWNQASRDSFMDPYGLHLNYEPMLDVYKSIAMPKQPGEVSSHAQRPNH